GGACTCCTGGGTGAGGGAGACGAGCACGTCGTCCCCTTCGATCTTTACGGGGTATACGGGTACGGGGCGCGTCGCGGGCAGGCCGGACGGCTTGCCGGTTCGCAGGTCGAACGCCGAGCCGTGCAGCCAGCACTCGATCATGCAGTCCTCGACCTCGCCCTCCGAGAGGGACACGTTCGCGTGCGAGCAGATGTCGTTGATCGCGAACACCTCCCCCTCGGTGGAGACGATGGACACCGGCGTGCCGTCGAGTTCCACCCGCTTGGGGGTGTCCGCCTCCAGCTCGCTCAGCGCACAGGCCTTGACGTAATTCATCAGACGGAACCCTGGAGCTCGGTCTCGATCTTGGAGAGCAGGCGCTCCTCGATGTCGTCGACACCGATCTGCTGGACCAGCTCGGCGAAGAAGCCGCGCACGACCAGCCGGCGGGCCTCGTCGGCCGGGATGCCGCGGGCCTGGAGGTAGAAGAGCTGCTCGTCATCGAAGCGGCCGGTCGCGGAGGCGTGGCCGGCGCCGACGATCTCGCCGGTCTCGATCTCCAGGTTCGGCACCGAGTCGACCCGCGCGCCGTCCGTGAGGACGAGGTTGCGGTTCATCTCGTAGGTGTCGGTGCCCTCGGCGGTCTTCTCGATGAGCACGTCACCGATCCAGACCGCGTGGGCGTCCTGGCCCTGGAGGGCGCCCTTGTAGACCACGTTCGACTTGCAGTGCGGGGCGCTGTGGTCGACCAGGAGGCGGTGCTCCTGGTGCTGGCCGGCGTCCGTGAAGTACAGGCCGAAGAGCTCGGCCTCGCCGCCGGGGCCGGCGTAGGTCACGCGCGGGTGCAGGCGGACGAGGTCGCCGCCGAAGGTGACGACGATCGACTTGAAGGTAGCGTCGCGGCCCACCAGCGCGTTGTGCTGGGAGACGTGGACGGCGGTGTCGTCCCAGTCCTGCACCGACACGACGGTGAGCTTCGCGCCGTCGCCGACGAGGAAGTCGACGTTGGCGGCGCGCACGCCGTCACCGGTGTGGTCGATGACGACGACGGCCTCGGCGAAGGCCTTCACGTCGAAGACCGTGTGGCCGAAGGTGGTGCCCCCCTCGCCGTGCAGCGTGACGCGCACGGGCTCGGTGAGGACGGCCTCCTTGGGCACGGTGACGACCGTGGCCTTGGCGAAGGACGAGAACGCCTGCGCGGCGACCCGGTCCACCGGGGTGCCCGCCTTGCCGATGCGCGCGTCGCCGCGCTCCACCGACTCGATCGTGACGACCTCGGGCGCGTCGATCTGGGCCTTCAGGGTGCCGTCGGCGACCGCGGTGCCGTCGTGCAGGCCCTTGAGGCGGGCGAGCGGGGTGAACCGCCACTCCTCCTCGCGGCCGTTGGGAACCGGGAAGTCCGCCACGTCGAAGGACGGGGGCGCGCTCATCCGGGTGGCGACGGTGGACTCTGCGGCCACCGCGATCGCGCCGGCGGTGGTCGAGCCCGCCGGAATGTTCTGAGCCTCAGCCATGGCTGTCGTCTTGCTCTCTTCCTACGTCTATGAATGTGCTGCGGATGGTCCGGCCGGGTCGGGACTAACCGACCGAGCCCTCCATCTGCAGCTCGATCAGCCGGTTCAGCTCCAGCGCGTACTCCATGGGCAGCTCACGGGCGATGGGCTCGACGAAGCCGCGCACGATCATGGCCATGGCCTCGAACTCGGTCAGACCGCGGCTCATCAGGTAGAAGAGCTGGTCGTCGGAGACCTTGGAGACGGTGGCCTCGTGCCCCATGGAGACGTCGTCCTCGCGGACGTCCACGTAGGGGTACGTGTCCGAGCGGGAGATCGTGTCGACCAGGAGCGCGTCGCACAGCACGTTGGACTTGGAGCCGTGCGCGCCCTCGCCGATCTCGACCAGACCGCGGTAGGAGGTGCGGCCGCCACCTCGCGCCACCGACTTGGAGACGATGTTAGAGGAGGTGTTCGGCGCCATGTGGACCATCTTGGAGCCGGCGTCCTGGTGCTGGCCCTCGCCCGCGAAGGCGATGGACAGGGTCTCGCCCTTGGCGTGCTCGCCCATCAGGTAGACCGCCGGGTACTTCATGGTGACCTTGGAACCGATGTTGCCGTCGATCCACTCCATGGTCGCGCCCTCGTACGCCACGGCGCGCTTGGTGACCAGGTTGTAGACGTTGTTCGACCAGTTCTGGATCGTCGTGTAGCGGCAGCGGCCGCCCTTCTTCACGATGATCTCGACCACGGCGCTGTGCAGCGAGTCCGAGGAGTAGATCGGGGCGGTGCAGCCCTCGACGTAGTGGACGTAGGCGTCCTCGTCGACGATGATCAGCGTCCGCTCGAACTGGCCCATGTTCTCCGTGTTGATGCGGAAGTAGGCCTGGAGCGGGATGTCG
This region of Streptomyces sp. NBC_00513 genomic DNA includes:
- a CDS encoding bifunctional 3-phenylpropionate/cinnamic acid dioxygenase ferredoxin subunit is translated as MNYVKACALSELEADTPKRVELDGTPVSIVSTEGEVFAINDICSHANVSLSEGEVEDCMIECWLHGSAFDLRTGKPSGLPATRPVPVYPVKIEGDDVLVSLTQES
- the sufD gene encoding Fe-S cluster assembly protein SufD; translation: MAEAQNIPAGSTTAGAIAVAAESTVATRMSAPPSFDVADFPVPNGREEEWRFTPLARLKGLHDGTAVADGTLKAQIDAPEVVTIESVERGDARIGKAGTPVDRVAAQAFSSFAKATVVTVPKEAVLTEPVRVTLHGEGGTTFGHTVFDVKAFAEAVVVIDHTGDGVRAANVDFLVGDGAKLTVVSVQDWDDTAVHVSQHNALVGRDATFKSIVVTFGGDLVRLHPRVTYAGPGGEAELFGLYFTDAGQHQEHRLLVDHSAPHCKSNVVYKGALQGQDAHAVWIGDVLIEKTAEGTDTYEMNRNLVLTDGARVDSVPNLEIETGEIVGAGHASATGRFDDEQLFYLQARGIPADEARRLVVRGFFAELVQQIGVDDIEERLLSKIETELQGSV
- the sufB gene encoding Fe-S cluster assembly protein SufB codes for the protein MTTETAHPELDGLGTYEYGWADSDAAGATAKRGLSEDVVRDISAKKSEPEWMLNLRLKGLKLFGKKPMPNWGSDLSGIDFDNIKYFVRSTEKQAASWEDLPEDIKNTYDKLGIPEAEKQRLVAGVAAQYESEVVYHQIREDLEEQGVIFLDTDTALKEHPELFQEYFGTVIPVGDNKFASLNTAVWSGGSFIYVPKGVKVDIPLQAYFRINTENMGQFERTLIIVDEDAYVHYVEGCTAPIYSSDSLHSAVVEIIVKKGGRCRYTTIQNWSNNVYNLVTKRAVAYEGATMEWIDGNIGSKVTMKYPAVYLMGEHAKGETLSIAFAGEGQHQDAGSKMVHMAPNTSSNIVSKSVARGGGRTSYRGLVEIGEGAHGSKSNVLCDALLVDTISRSDTYPYVDVREDDVSMGHEATVSKVSDDQLFYLMSRGLTEFEAMAMIVRGFVEPIARELPMEYALELNRLIELQMEGSVG